A genomic region of Corticium candelabrum chromosome 6, ooCorCand1.1, whole genome shotgun sequence contains the following coding sequences:
- the LOC134180855 gene encoding membrane progestin receptor gamma-like, whose protein sequence is MRGLRLVENCFNDSTSIDFSKSVEKRRSSAQSAARPQWTTLLSSDDVPHEFRELYITQGYRPPGLSFRDCARSLFQWHNETSNVWTHVGVTSVYFLILGYLQTTRTVDFLVDSYALPLLAVILGSAVCTLMSCVAHLFNCMSMDVRHVCFYFDYAGVTMLGLTTSIGYYYYSRLRGLGFTDSPSSYLGLLVVTCSVACYLACASRHQWKRARYVVRMIAFSVPYAISLTPLFQRMLYVKEWEPVLSMYLLHIPFVVGGSIINALKLPERLQPGMFNYNGHSHCLMHVLCGIGTFIQIAAMAMDMKAKRDVLVQEPSLTVSKVFGPIATLLLVQALIIRYFCYKLLGSRREKADRQEIIQNEKNDYYAGVSSLGLTVAVGYYYYSRPIRFGCYEQPTIYFGATILSCAVGCYLTCGTRLQWTQMPHQFRLAGFAVPYFVSMTPLVQRMVYETHWEPVCSLHLLHIGFTVVGSFIYGVKIPERFVPNLFDYNFHSHCLMHILTGIGALIQMYATFVDMKMRRHLLLRGDDLTVFDVFWPVGVISTIQIFIVGLYCYKLVKLRRRETENMKLE, encoded by the exons CGTTGAGAATTGTTTCAACGATTCTACATCAATAGATTTCTCAAAGAGCGTCGAAAAGCGACGATCCAGCGCCCAGAGTGCCGCCCGACCACAATGGACGACGCTACTCTCTTCGGACGACGTTCCTCACGAATTTAGAGAGTTATACATTACGCAGGGATATCGTCCTCCTGGATTGTCGTTTCGAGATTGCGCGAGGAGTCTTTTCCAGTGGCACAACGAGACATCAAATGTGTGGACGCACGTCGGTGTCACTTCCGTCTATTTTCTCATCCTAGGATACCTTCAAACGACCCGTACAGTCGATTTCCTCGTGGATTCGTACGCTCTGCCTCTGTTGGCGGTGATTCTTGGCTCGGCCGTATGCACGTTGATGAGCTGTGTGGCTCACTTGTTCAACTGTATGTCAATGGACGTCAGGCACGTCTGTTTCTACTTCGACTATGCTGGAGTGACGATGCTCGGTCTGACGACATCGATCGGTTACTATTATTATTCTCGTCTCAGAGGATTGGGATTCACTGATAGTCCAAGTTCGTACTTGGGGCTGTTGGTGGTCACGTGTTCGGTAGCTTGCTACTTGGCATGCGCATCAAGGCATCAGTGGAAGAGAGCGCGCTATGTGGTGAGGATGATAGCGTTCTCTGTCCCGTATGCGATCAGTCTGACTCCACTGTTTCAAAGGATGTTGTATGTGAAGGAATGGGAGCCCGTTTTGTCTATGTATCTTTTGCATATTCCATTCGTAGTCGGCGGGTCGATAATTAATGCGTTGAAACTTCCGGAAAGATTGCAACCTGGTATGTTTAACTACAACGGACATAGTCATTGCCTTATGCACGTTCTGTGTGGAATTGGTACGTTTATACAAATCGCTGCTATGGCGATGGACATGAAGGCAAAACGAGACGTCCTCGTTCAGGAGCCAAGTTTAACAGTTTCGAAAGTGTTCGGCCCTATTGCAACATTACTCCTAGTACAAGCTCTCATTATTAGGTATTTCTGTTACAAGCTTTTGGGGTCACGTAGAGAGAAAGCGGATCGTCAAGAAATAATTCAGAACGAGAAGAATGATT ACTATGCGGGGGTGAGTTCGTTGGGACTGACGGTGGCGGTCggatattattattattctcGACCAATCAGGTTCGGTTGCTATGAGCAACCAACAATCTATTTTGGTGCTACAATCCTGTCATGCGCAGTTGGGTGTTACTTGACCTGTGGGACTCGACTACAGTGGACTCAGATGCCGCATCAGTTTCGACTGGCTGGCTTTGCTGTGCCCTACTTCGTGAGTATGACTCCACTGGTACAGAGGATGGTCTATGAGACTCATTGGGAGCCTGTGTGTTCACTCCATTTGCTGCATATCGGATTCACAGTTGTCGGGTCGTTTATCTATGGTGTGAAGATACCAGAGAGATTTGTACCTAACTTATTTGACTACAATTTTCACAGTCACTGTCTCATGCATATTCTGACGGGCATCGGTGCACTTATACAAATGTATGCTACGTTTGTCGACATGAAGATGAGAAGGCATCTTCTTCTACGTGGAGACGATCTGACTGTGTTTGATGTGTTTTGGCCTGTTGGTGTGATATCAACGATTCAGATTTTTATTGTTGGGCTCTACTGCTACAAGTTGGTGAAATTACGACGACGAGAGACAGAGAATATGAAATTAGAATGA
- the LOC134181299 gene encoding dnaJ homolog subfamily C member 25 homolog, with amino-acid sequence MAAFTASVIPIVSFILITLAVRCHATALIEGLYCGKKNCYDVLGINRDSDKQDIAKSYRRLARKYHPDVSKESDPEEKFREVANAYEILKDDESRRDYDYMLDHPEEFYGHYYRYYRRRMSPQVDVRVVIAGVITFVSIFQYMHGWWRYNDAMKYLLNEPKYRTMAVSKANELGLLSKIERRKRPKEDVKADEEAVLRKMLEENVDVRGGYSRPSLWDVMWVRVVLLPYTLVLYVIWWFKWQWTYFVMKQEYTEEDRHYLTRKALKLTTVQWESIGREKQSELIEKELWVNDNFQAYTNQQQEEMKAKYAESAKYRRYRRYMKNHKPGPIVDSD; translated from the exons ATGGCTGCCTTTACGGCTTCCGTTATTCCTATCGTCTCTTTTATTCTTATAACGCTTGCCGTCCGTTGTCACGCTACAGCGTTAATCGAGGGTCTATACTGTGGCAAAAAGAATTGCTATGATG TTCTCGGGATAAACAGAGATAGTGACAAGCAAGATATTGCGAAATCGTATCGTCGCTTGGCTAGAAAGTATCATCCGGACGTTAGTAAG GAATCCGATCCAGAAGAGAAGTTCCGTGAAGTTGCAAATGCGTATgag ATCCTCAAAGATGACGAGTCTAGACGAGACTACGACTACATGTTGGACCATCCAG AGGAATTTTATGGTCATTACTATCGATATTACAGACGCCGTATGTCACCTCAGGTCGACGTACGAGTCGTGATTGCTGGTGTCATCACATTTGTATCTATATTTCAA TATATGCATGGCTGGTGGCGGTACAACGATGCCATGAAGTATCTGCTCAATGAGCCAAAGTACAGAACTATG GCTGTTTCTAAGGCAAACGAGTTGGGACTGCTTTCGAAGATAGAAAGGCGTAAGAGACCAAAG GAGGACGTCAAAGCTGACGAAGAAGCCGTACTTCGGAAAATGTTGGAAGAAAACGTGGACGTCAG GGGAGGCTACAGTAGGCCGTCGTTGTGGGATGTGATGTGGGTCCGTGTCGTCTTATTGCCGTACACTCTCGTTTTGTATGTCATCTGGTGGTTCAAGTGGCAGTGGACGTACTTCGTCATGAAGCAAGAGTATACTGAAGAGGATCGCCACTATTTGACACGTAAAGCACTCAAGCTGACGACAGTACAATGGGAG AGTATCGGACGAGAAAAACAATCCGAACTCATTGAGAAGGAACTATGGGTAAACGACAACTTCCAG GCGTACACAAATCAACAACAGGAAGAGATGAAGGCGAAGTATGCAGAGAGCGCTAAGTACAGAAGATACAG AAGATACATGAAAAACCACAAGCCTGGACCAATAGTTGATAGTGATTGA
- the LOC134180990 gene encoding uncharacterized protein LOC134180990 encodes MKETYGWLKAANLPAATEGLVVAAQDQALRTRYYERKILHRDVSPTCRMCSVGLETVDHIVAGCSALAPTDYTDRHNQVASIIHWDVCRHFGVPVESRWYRHHPDRLVEMDDITMMWDTTIPTARKIKANRPDICLRNRKTNTCLLIDISCPADGNIGKKHAEKLAKYSDLRVEISRMWHCRTLVVPVVLGALGTVHAGIARWLDMIPGHHNLQHLQKTVLLGSTRILRKVMSSF; translated from the coding sequence cagcgaatcttcctgctgcaactgagggactggttgttgctgctcaagaccaagctcttcggactcggtactatgagcgcaagattctacatcgtgatgtcagtcctacttgccgcatgtgcagtgtaggcctggagacagtcgaccacattgtggcaggctgtagtgctttggcaccgacggattacactgatcgacacaatcaggtggcatccatcattcactgggacgtttgtcgccattttggggttccagtggagagcagatggtaccggcatcatcctgataggcttgtggagatggatgacattactatgatgtgggataccaccatccccactgccaggaagatcaaagccaatcgtccagacatctgtctcagaaataggaagacaaacacttgtcttcttattgatatcagctgtcctgctgatggcaacattggcaagaaacatgctgagaagttggcgaagtacagcgacttgcgagtggagataagccgcatgtggcattgtcgaacactggtggttccggtggtcttgggagctttgggcacagtgcacgcaggtattgcacggtggctggacatgattccaggtcatcacaacctgcagcacttacagaaaacagtgcttctgggatctactcggatccttcgtaaagtcatgtcttctttctag
- the LOC134181134 gene encoding membrane progestin receptor gamma-like: protein MRGLTVVSDLLNGFNSTLDKWRARTHVGTSDYPSRLLRSEQIPDDFKEDYITNDYAGVCSLGLTVAVGYYYYSRPIEFGCYEQPAVYFGAAILSCTVGCYLTCGTRLQWTQMPHQLRLAAFAVPYFVSITPLAQRMVYETHWEPVCSLHLLHIGFTVVGSFIYGAKIPERFIPNLFDYSFHSHCLMHVITGISALIQIYAEYVDMKTRRHLLRGDNLTVFDVFWPVAVMLTIQTLIVGLYCYKLVKLRRRETENMKIE, encoded by the exons ATGAGAGGCCTGACTGTCGTCTCCGATTTGCTCAACGGCTTCAACTCGACTCTAGACAAATGGCGAGCTCGAACGCACGTCGGAACCAGCGACTATCCGTCGCGACTCCTTCGCTCCGAGCAAATCCCGGACGATTTCAAGGAGGACTACATTACAAACG ACTATGCGGGGGTGTGTTCGTTGGGACTGACGGTGGCGGTCggatattattattattctcGACCGATCGAGTTTGGTTGCTACGAGCAACCGGCTGTGTATTTTGGTGCTGCGATCTTGTCATGCACAGTTGGGTGCTACTTGACCTGTGGGACTCGACTGCAGTGGACTCAGATGCCGCATCAGCTTCGATTGGCTGCCTTTGCTGTGCCCTACTTCGTGAGTATAACCCCACTGGCACAGAGGATGGTCTATGAGACTCATTGGGAGCCGGTGTGTTCACTCCATTTGCTGCATATTGGATTCACAGTCGTTGGGTCGTTCATCTATGGTGCAAAGATACCAGAGAGATTCATACCTAACTTATTCGACTACAGTTTTCACAGTCACTGTCTCATGCATGTAATCACCGGCATCAGTGCGCTTATACAAATTTATGCCGAGTATGTCGACATGAAGACGAGAAGGCATCTTCTTCGTGGAGACAACCTGACTGTGTTTGACGTGTTTTGGCCTGTCGCCGTGATGCTGACAATACAGACTCTTATTGTTGGGCTCTACTGCTACAAGTTGGTGAAGTTACGGCGACGAGAGACAGAGAATATGAAAATAGAATGA